Proteins co-encoded in one Medicago truncatula cultivar Jemalong A17 chromosome 8, MtrunA17r5.0-ANR, whole genome shotgun sequence genomic window:
- the LOC112418088 gene encoding uncharacterized protein produces MIAFESVPPWYWDSIGVSKYCVNGREILQPNLWALWGREVSAIVMFISDQCIALEISCHQSTVYVAAVYASTFYLKRRQLWAELTNLQGCFQGPWLFIGDFNAVLGAHEKRRRRPPPPLSCIDFMNWSNANLLHHLPTLGAFYTWSNGRLGSDNVALRLDRAICNEEWVNFWRSSSCSALGNSALVRHQSDHHPLLMSMDFCTSQRSGNFKFFKTWTEHEDCRRIVAENWSKHTRGHGMTRLQAKLKHMKQVFRHWNRTVFGDVDRKVRMAVEEVNRIQQIIDSVGFSDQLYAQELEAHLILTKALHYQDELWREKLRDQRFIHGDRNTAYFHRISKVRATKNTISFLQDGDAVITDPARIEVHVLNYFQAIFSVDNSCIQNDLVVDTIPSLVSNVDNNSLLRLPLWGEVKNAVFTLNGDGAPGPNGFGGHFYQTYWDIVGADVIQSVQDFFISGQLAQNINSNLIVLIPKVPGARVMGDYRPIALANFQFKIISKILADRLADITMRIISVEQRGFIRDRDISKCVILASEAINLLEKRQYGGNVALKVDIAKAFDTLDWNFLLAVLQRFGFDEKFVHWILVILQSARLSVLVNGKAVGFFTCSHGVRQGDPLSPLLFCLVEEVLSRALSMAATDGQLIPMSYCRGVSFPTHILYADDVLIFCTGTKRNIRRLIKIFSQYSEVSGQLINNAKSRFFTSAMTGSRVQMISSLLGFNVGSLPFTYLGCPIFRGKPKVSHFQIITVRIKSKLSTWKGTSLSIMGRVQLVKSIIHGMLVYSFHVCTVSWKILCRPWSEGGLDIKSTRLINNAAMLKLAWNLLSSNSQWAVLLKRRFFSQGQPIRYFVKSSVWHGVKNHMSILRQNKLWIVGTGDRINLWTNNWLGEPLVTLFNIDPFFHASFTGKVSEVIVNGNWDLPASLLVPEVTSRLASITLPRTELPDSLVWTHSADGQLTSKHAVSFLRSAAHLLPWADRIWNNYIPPFHSFSFWRLMHGKMPTDENLRTKGCVIVSVCCFCFNSIETSHHLFLHCSFASALWSWLGGKLHRSIDCSSVDSLLHCIPIHCSSQVSDIYLAAVLHTVHVIWLARNAFRFQSQLQSIQSAKARIHSLIAMSGNVSTGKCLHSDSAILEEFSVSPRHRKYKDIILVLWKNPSPPLLKVNTDGSVVGGLAACGGLFRDSSGSFLGAFSCNIGLASVFHAETLAFILALEHAAHHGWRNLWLESDSTSALMIFSNSSLVQWLLRNRWHNAQRLGIQVISSHILHEGNRCADNLANMGHGIQGSIWLETLPTELHLDFYRDRIGLPSFRFP; encoded by the exons ATGATTGCTTTTGAGAGTGTTCCTCCATGGTATTGGGATAGTATTGGGGTCTCCAAATATTGTGTAAATGGCCGAGAGATTTTGCAACCTAACCTTTGGGCTCTATGGGGCAGAGAGGTTAGTGCCATTGTGATGTTTATTTCGGATCAATGTATTGCCTTGGAAATTTCATGCCATCAATCTACTGTTTATGTTGCCGCCGTTTATGCAAGTACTTTCTATTTAAAGCGTAGACAACTTTGGGCTGAGCTGACAAATTTACAAGGATGCTTCCAAGGTCCTTGGTTGTTCATTGGTGATTTTAACGCGGTCCTGGGTGCTCATGAGAAGCGTAGACGTCGGCCCCCTCCTCCTCTATCGTGTATTGATTTTATGAATTGGTCGAATGCTAATCTTTTACATCACCTTCCTACTTTGGGTGCATTCTACACTTGGTCCAATGGTAGGTTGGGCTCGGATAACGTAGCTCTTCGTCTTGATAGAGCAATTTGTAATGAAGAGTGGGTTAATTTCTGGCGTAGCTCCTCTTGTTCAGCTTTG GGAAATTCAGCTTTGGTAAGACATCAGTCGGATCATCACCCTTTGCTTATGTCTATGGATTTTTGTACGTCACAACGTTCAgggaattttaaattttttaaaacttggaCTGAACATGAAGATTGCCGGAGAATTGTTGCGGAAAATTGGTCTAAACATACTAGAGGGCATGGAATGACTCGGTTGCAAGCTAAGCTCAAACACATGAAACAAGTGTTTAGGCATTGGAATCGCACGGTTTTTGGGGATGTGGATAGGAAGGTCCGTATGGCAGTTGAGGAGGTTAACAGGATTCAACAAATTATAGATTCTGTTGGGTTCTCGGATCAGCTCTATGCTCAGGAGCTTGAGGCTCATCTTATTCTTACGAAggcattgcattatcaagatgAGCTTTGGAGAgaaaaattaagggaccaacGATTTATTCATGGGGATAGAAATACTGCCTATTTTCACCGAATATCTAAAGTCCGAGCGACAAAAAATACCATATCTTTTCTACAAGATGGAGATGCAGTTATTACTGATCCTGCTCGCATCGAGGTACATgtcttaaattattttcaagcCATCTTTAGTGTCGACAATAGCTGCATTCAGAATGACTTGGTTGTCGATACTATTCCTTCGTTGGTCTCGAACGTGGACAACAATTCTCTTCTTCGGCTTCCTCTGTGGGGGGAGGTTAAAAATGCGGTGTTCACTCTTAACGGAGACGGCGCTCCCGGACCTAATGGGTTTGGGGGTCATTTTTATCAGACTTATTGGGACATTGTTGGTGCAGATGTCATTCAATCGGTGcaggatttttttatttctggTCAGCTGGCTCAAAATATTAATTCTAATCTGATTGTGTTGATTCCGAAGGTTCCTGGGGCGCGTGTTATGGGGGACTACCGCCCTATAGCACTTGCTAATTTCCAGttcaaaattatttctaaaattctTGCAGATAGGTTGGCTGACATTACTATGCGGATTATTTCTGTTGAACAACGTGGCTTCATCCGTGACCGTGATATTTCTAAATGTGTCATTCTTGCATCTGAAGCTATTAATTTACTTGAGAAGCGGCAATATGGTGGTAATGTAGCTCTAAAAGTTGATATTGCAAAGGCATTCGATACGTTAGATTGGAATTTTCTTCTTGCGGTGCTTCAGCGGTTTGgttttgatgaaaaatttgTGCATTGGATTTTGGTGATTTTGCAATCCGCTCGTTTATCAGTCTTGGTTAATGGGAAAGCCGTTGGGTTCTTTACTTGTTCGCATGGTGTTCGCCAAGGAGACCCATTGTCACCGCTTCTTTTTTGTCTAGTTGAAGAGGTTCTTAGTCGGGCGCTTTCCATGGCTGCGACTGACGGACAACTCATTCCAATGTCCTATTGTCGTGGAGTATCTTTCCCCACTCATATTTTATACGCTGatgatgttttgattttttgcaCAGGTACTAAGCGTAATATCCGTAGACTTATTAAAATTTTTAGTCAGTATTCGGAGGTTTCTGGTCAACTCATTAATAATGCAAAGAGTCGATTCTTCACTAGTGCCATGACTGGTTCGCGTGTTCAAATGATTTCCTCCCTCTTAGGTTTTAATGTGGGATCGCTGCCATTTACTTATTTGGGGTGTCCAATTTTTCGAGGAAAGCCTAAGGTGTcgcattttcaaataattactGTCAGGATCAAATCAAAGCTCTCCACTTGGAAAGGTACTAGTCTATCTATCATGGGTCGGGTGCAACTTGTTAAATCTATTATCCATGGAATGCTAGTCTACTCTTTTCAT GTTTGTACGGTCTCTTGGAAAATTCTTTGTCGTCCGTGGTCCGAAGGTGGTCTTGATATAAAGTCCACAAGGTTGATTAACAATGCTGCCATGCTGAAATTAGCTTGGAACCTTCTTTCTTCTAACTCTCAATGGGCGGTTTTACTCAAGAGAAGGTTTTTCTCTCAAGGGCAGCCTATCCGGTATTTTGTCAAGTCTTCGGTTTGGCATGGTGTTAAGAACCATATGAGCATTCTTCGTCAAAACAAATTATGGATAGTGGGAACGGGTGATAGAATTAATCTTTGGACAAACAATTGGCTTGGAGAACCGTTGGTAACCTTATTTAATATTGATCCTTTCTTTCATGCTAGCTTCACTGGTAAAGTCTCGGAAGTTATTGTTAATGGTAATTGGGATCTGCCTGCATCCCTATTGGTTCCTGAAGTTACGTCCAGGTTGGCTAGTATCACGCTGCCTCGTACAGAGCTCCCTGATTCTCTTGTTTGGACTCATTCTGCTGACGGCCAGCTCACATCAAAACATGCTGTTTCTTTTCTAAGGTCGGCTGCTCATTTGTTGCCTTGGGCAGACCGAATTTGGAACAATTATATCCCTccatttcattcattttctttttggcGGCTGATGCATGGTAAGATGCCCACGGATGAAAACCTCCGGACTAAGGGTTGTGTTATAGTCTCTGTTTGttgcttttgttttaattcTATCGAGACGTCACATCATTTATTCCTTCATTGTTCTTTTGCGTCTGCGCTGTGGTCTTGGCTGGGGGGGAAGCTTCATCGTTCGATAGATTGCTCCTCTGTTGACTCTCTTCTTCATTGCATACCTATTCATTGCTCATCCCAAGTATCTGATATTTATTTGGCTGCAGTCCTCCATACGGTGCACGTAATTTGGTTAGCCAGGAATGCTTTTCGTTTTCAATCTCAGTTGCAATCGATTCAATCTGCAAAAGCCCGCATACATTCTTTGATTGCAATGTCCGGCAATGTTTCGACAGGTAAATGTTTACATTCTGACTCGGCTATTCTTGAGGAATTCTCGGTTTCACCTCGTCACCGTAAATACAAGGACATTATTTTGGTGTTATGGAAGAATCCTTCCCCTCCTTTGCTGAAAGTTAATACAGATGGTTCAGTCGTTGGTGGGTTAGCGGCTTGTGGGGGTCTTTTTAGGGACTCTTCAGGTTCATTCCTCGGTGCATTCTCTTGCAACATAGGCCTGGCCTCGGTTTTTCATGCGGAAACTCTTGCTTTTATCCTTGCTCTAGAGCATGCGGCACATCATGGATGGAGGAACCTTTGGCTGGAGAGTGACTCAACTAGTGCTTTGATGATATTTTCAAATTCTTCCTTAGTTCAGTGGTTGCTTCGGAACAGATGGCATAACGCTCAACGACTAGGGATTCAGGTTATCTCTTCTCATATTTTACACGAAGGTAACAGATGTGCGGACAATTTAGCGAATATGGGTCATGGGATTCAAGGTTCTATTTGGTTAGAAACGCTTCCAACTGAGCTGCATTTGGATTTCTATCGCGACAGAATTGGTTTACCTTCTTTTAGATTTCCTTag